AATACTTCCAGTAGCCTAATGAATATGGCTTCAGGCTATCAATATGAAATGGCTGGTATTGATATAGAAAATCCGAAAGCTCTTTATTTTTATTTTGGAAAAAGCATTGCTCCAAGCGGCTACGTCTGGATATTCCCAAAAGGCGAACACATCGCAAACGTAGGCATCGGCATCATTGCGCAAAAAGACGGAAGAACCGCAAAACATTATCTTGATAAATGGATTGATTCGATGCCTTTTGTTAAAAAGGGCTCGATTATAGAGGAGAATGCCGGCGGGATACCTATAGGGAATTTCCTTAAAAAAATGACTGCTGATAATTTCCTTGCAGTAGGGGATGCTGCGCATCAGGTTAATCCAATACATGGCGGAGGGCTTGCCGAAGCGACAAGCGCCGGGATGTTTGCCGCTAAATTAATCGTTAAGTCAATAAAAGAAGGAAACACTTCTGATAAAAAGCTTGACGAATACAATGGGCTTTGGTGGAATGAACGCGGGAATCATCTTCTGAAGCTTGAAAAGCTGATGAATGCTTTCTCAAAGATATCCGATGATGATGTAAATAATATAACAAATTCTATTGACAGCGATGGCATTTCAAAAATAATTAACGGTGATTTGGCATTCTCGGCAAAGCTGCTGATGAAAAATCCGAAGCTTATAAAATTGGCTGCCACTCTTATTTAGCAGAGGCGAATATTTTGATAAAAATTCTTGGTGCGGGTTTAAGCGGTCTTTCAGCGGCGATAAATCTTGCAAAGGCGGGAAAAGAAGTTGAAGTGCACGAACTAAAAAGTGATGTCGGAATGCACATAAAAACCAATTTTCAGGCGCTTCTTAGCGATTCTGCACCGGAAGACTACTTGAGAAATCTAAATCTCAATCCCGAATTTTTTTATCATTCTTTAAGCAATGTTTTGTTTTGCACACGCAAAAAGGAATTCGACTTGAAAATACAAAAGAGCATTCCGTTTGTCTGCCGCGGCGGAAAACAATCTCTTGAATACGGGCTGTTTAAGGAAGCTGAAAAGGTTGGAGTACGTTTCGTGTTTAAGACTACGAAGAGAGAGAGAGACGTTGATATAATAGCTACTGGGCATAAAAACGCAGACATCGCAGCATTTGGCGCGGTT
The window above is part of the Nanoarchaeota archaeon genome. Proteins encoded here:
- a CDS encoding NAD(P)/FAD-dependent oxidoreductase, whose protein sequence is MKLENSYDVVIVGAGPGGSITARDCAKAGLKVLLLEKRPEIGAPKRCGEGMSLEALQKIGYFGNERFVTQRIETGFFIAPNGKSIEIPSGTGGYVLERKVFDKFLAYDAAKAGAKIVSNAEAIELIKTDGKISGVVVNYNESKHRIGAKVVVAADGIESKIAKMAGLNTSSSLMNMASGYQYEMAGIDIENPKALYFYFGKSIAPSGYVWIFPKGEHIANVGIGIIAQKDGRTAKHYLDKWIDSMPFVKKGSIIEENAGGIPIGNFLKKMTADNFLAVGDAAHQVNPIHGGGLAEATSAGMFAAKLIVKSIKEGNTSDKKLDEYNGLWWNERGNHLLKLEKLMNAFSKISDDDVNNITNSIDSDGISKIINGDLAFSAKLLMKNPKLIKLAATLI